One Leptospira sp. WS60.C2 genomic region harbors:
- a CDS encoding SIR2 family protein — MKFEIGIESFINNYLKALKEKNAVVFIGAGMSVSQGFFDWKRLLKPIADKLGLDIEEEQHDLTSLAQFFVDDHGGIRGELDQIIVEEYGKTTMSVSENHRILARLPIQIYWTTNYDRLIEKALLEQGKTPDIKKAQSDLTVNLPKRDAIIYKMHGDIETVSETVLTKHEYEDYNKNRELFSNAFKSDYVSRTFLFIGFSFTDPNLDYLISRIRTTLGQNIKPDYYFIKKETITRAQRRQELKVNSLKKYGLNPLWINDYSEITSILKEIESRFLRTTILISGSADDYGSFGEKRAIELLHDLSKNLSHNSYKILTGFGWGVGSAVINGVLDNMQTEGNQNIDNYLIMRPFPQFETKGKNLKELWKDYRKKFIPLAGIAIFVFGNRKNKTTGVLEEATGVIDEFNIAFESGLLLVPIGATGYVSESLWSKVISSFKDYYPNHDYLLDDFKTLGDSRIENSVIIQTVIKIINKLNLRQ, encoded by the coding sequence TTGAAATTTGAAATAGGGATAGAATCATTTATAAATAACTACTTAAAGGCTTTAAAAGAGAAAAATGCTGTTGTATTCATTGGGGCAGGTATGTCAGTATCCCAAGGTTTTTTCGATTGGAAAAGGTTATTAAAACCAATTGCCGACAAACTGGGACTTGATATTGAGGAGGAACAACATGACCTAACTTCATTAGCACAATTTTTTGTTGACGATCATGGAGGAATTAGAGGTGAGCTTGACCAAATTATCGTTGAAGAATATGGCAAAACAACGATGTCTGTTTCTGAAAACCATAGAATTTTAGCTCGGCTTCCGATTCAAATTTATTGGACTACCAACTATGATCGTCTTATAGAAAAGGCACTTTTAGAACAAGGGAAAACTCCTGACATTAAAAAAGCTCAATCAGATTTGACTGTAAATCTTCCAAAACGAGATGCGATTATTTACAAAATGCATGGTGACATTGAAACTGTATCTGAAACAGTACTTACAAAGCATGAGTATGAAGATTATAATAAAAATAGAGAATTGTTTAGTAATGCTTTCAAAAGCGACTATGTTTCCAGAACATTTCTTTTTATCGGCTTTAGCTTCACTGACCCGAACCTAGATTATTTAATAAGCCGTATAAGGACTACTTTAGGTCAAAACATAAAACCAGACTATTATTTTATTAAGAAAGAAACAATCACAAGAGCACAACGAAGACAAGAGCTAAAGGTAAATTCTTTAAAGAAATATGGTCTAAATCCATTATGGATAAATGACTATTCTGAAATAACTTCTATTCTTAAAGAAATAGAATCAAGATTCCTACGAACGACAATTTTGATTTCAGGTAGTGCCGACGATTATGGAAGTTTTGGCGAGAAAAGAGCAATAGAACTTTTACATGATTTAAGCAAAAATCTTTCCCATAATTCATATAAAATTCTGACAGGCTTTGGCTGGGGAGTTGGGAGCGCAGTGATTAACGGGGTTTTAGATAATATGCAAACTGAAGGAAATCAGAATATTGACAATTATCTAATTATGAGACCTTTCCCACAATTTGAAACTAAAGGTAAAAATCTTAAAGAGCTATGGAAAGATTATCGAAAAAAATTCATACCATTAGCAGGTATCGCAATATTCGTATTTGGTAACAGAAAGAACAAAACAACCGGTGTCCTTGAGGAAGCAACTGGAGTTATTGATGAGTTTAACATTGCATTCGAGAGTGGTCTTTTATTGGTTCCAATTGGTGCTACAGGTTATGTATCTGAATCTCTTTGGTCTAAAGTCATTAGTTCCTTCAAAGACTACTACCCAAATCATGACTATTTATTAGATGATTTTAAAACTCTTGGTGATTCTCGGATTGAAAACTCAGTGATAATTCAAACTGTAATAAAAATAATCAACAAATTAAATCTAAGACAATAA
- the xerC gene encoding tyrosine recombinase XerC, with the protein MKNLKTLFLKTESIQRFSNKLKNRENAYGTMIGKGLTDQTMNSLAERFSSPNTEREYRDRVIFLLASSTGLRAKELVNLRFSSIIESPEGEKIVRYVKKGGSVGYAVILEEILEEVRKYHESFGICSDYFILTLLMKNRKERIPLSTRGLQMIIGNWDVKTAAGRKIHPHSIRHTVGQRIFDQFGSIAAQKILGHTSPNTTSNFYTRPYFNPGHSLLWYQPKQRV; encoded by the coding sequence ATGAAAAATTTAAAAACACTCTTTTTAAAAACAGAAAGTATCCAAAGATTTTCCAATAAACTTAAGAATAGAGAGAACGCGTACGGCACGATGATTGGCAAAGGGCTTACTGATCAAACGATGAACTCTCTAGCGGAACGTTTCTCCTCGCCAAATACTGAAAGAGAGTATCGTGATAGGGTCATCTTTCTACTAGCTTCTTCAACTGGTTTGAGAGCAAAGGAATTAGTAAACTTACGGTTTTCAAGCATTATCGAATCACCGGAAGGGGAGAAGATTGTCAGATATGTAAAGAAAGGTGGATCGGTGGGCTATGCAGTCATTTTAGAAGAAATACTTGAAGAAGTCAGAAAATATCATGAAAGCTTCGGTATTTGCTCAGATTACTTTATTTTAACTCTTTTGATGAAGAATAGAAAAGAGAGAATCCCTCTCTCAACCCGTGGTTTACAGATGATAATTGGGAATTGGGATGTGAAGACTGCTGCAGGCAGGAAAATACACCCTCATTCCATCCGTCACACAGTTGGGCAGAGAATATTTGATCAGTTTGGTTCGATTGCAGCCCAAAAAATATTAGGTCACACATCTCCTAATACAACTTCAAACTTTTACACTCGTCCCTATTTCAATCCAGGACACTCTCTACTCTGGTATCAGCCAAAGCAAAGAGTCTAA
- a CDS encoding toll/interleukin-1 receptor domain-containing protein, producing the protein MPLSQNDLLLNSLSYYKSLNERVELNKTKYFKKKSAFLCHSHKDEALVKGLIVCLKDNGIDLYVDWLDQTLPNSPNVFTAQKIQRRILECDLFLFLATQNSMNSRWCPWEIGYADASVRDVLIIPTSTTNETYGNEYLELYESIDLKYLENKYNLTVYNPNSNYEILLIEKIKQI; encoded by the coding sequence ATGCCTCTTTCCCAAAATGATCTTCTTTTAAACTCACTTTCTTATTATAAATCTTTAAACGAAAGGGTAGAACTAAATAAAACGAAATATTTTAAAAAGAAATCTGCCTTTCTGTGTCATAGCCACAAAGATGAAGCACTTGTCAAAGGCTTAATTGTTTGCTTAAAAGATAATGGAATTGACTTATATGTGGATTGGTTGGATCAAACGCTTCCCAATAGTCCGAACGTTTTTACTGCTCAGAAGATACAGAGAAGAATACTTGAGTGCGATCTATTTTTATTTTTAGCGACCCAGAATTCAATGAATTCACGTTGGTGTCCTTGGGAAATTGGATATGCAGATGCAAGCGTTAGAGACGTTTTAATAATTCCTACATCTACAACGAACGAAACTTATGGAAATGAATATTTAGAATTATACGAGAGCATTGATTTAAAATATTTAGAAAACAAATATAACTTAACTGTATATAATCCAAACTCTAATTATGAAATTTTATTAATAGAAAAAATAAAACAAATTTAG
- a CDS encoding helix-turn-helix domain-containing protein, producing the protein MDITKTKLGLIRKLQSKIKEERNSLRELEFITGISKSQIHKIITNEDTNCSLEHILLLCIKLNIPFEIKNNENS; encoded by the coding sequence ATGGATATTACCAAGACTAAATTAGGCTTAATTCGAAAACTTCAGAGTAAAATCAAGGAAGAAAGAAACTCTCTGAGAGAACTTGAATTTATCACAGGAATATCCAAATCGCAAATTCACAAAATAATAACAAACGAAGATACAAATTGTTCCCTAGAACACATTTTATTACTTTGTATTAAGCTCAACATTCCTTTTGAAATTAAAAATAACGAAAATTCCTAA
- a CDS encoding STAS-like domain-containing protein, which translates to MINIDVGNDFYFRLANRNKFQGDGKYTAEEFRKKYLIDLENEDFWKESTIYITLDFKNVKKIGPSFANEAFAYFMKFTDPKSFLKRVSFKNCSEVQLMIISKELNSGYSK; encoded by the coding sequence ATGATAAACATTGATGTAGGAAATGATTTCTATTTTAGATTAGCGAATCGAAATAAATTTCAAGGAGATGGTAAGTATACAGCTGAAGAATTCCGAAAAAAATATTTAATTGATCTTGAAAATGAGGATTTTTGGAAAGAATCAACTATATATATTACTCTGGACTTTAAAAATGTTAAAAAAATCGGTCCATCTTTTGCAAATGAAGCTTTTGCTTACTTTATGAAATTTACAGATCCAAAATCTTTTCTAAAACGAGTTTCATTCAAAAATTGCTCAGAGGTTCAATTAATGATAATCAGCAAGGAGTTAAATTCGGGATATTCAAAGTGA
- a CDS encoding TIR domain-containing protein has product MATKRKVFYSFHYDNDVFRVQQIRNMGAIEGDEPVSKNDWETLQKGGSKAIEKWIEDNMSGKSCVVVLVGEDTYKRPWVIHEITKAWNDGKGLVGIYIHNLKDPKTGTCSKGTNPFEQIGLRNGKKLSDYVKCVNPKSTDAYNDIKANLADWVEDAINSRK; this is encoded by the coding sequence ATGGCAACGAAAAGGAAAGTTTTTTACAGTTTTCACTACGACAATGATGTCTTTAGAGTTCAACAGATTAGAAATATGGGTGCAATTGAAGGTGACGAACCAGTTTCTAAAAACGATTGGGAAACATTACAGAAAGGCGGTAGTAAAGCCATTGAAAAATGGATTGAAGACAATATGTCCGGCAAGAGCTGTGTGGTAGTTCTTGTAGGTGAAGATACTTACAAAAGACCTTGGGTAATACATGAAATTACTAAAGCTTGGAATGACGGTAAGGGACTTGTTGGAATTTATATTCATAATTTAAAAGACCCTAAAACTGGAACGTGTTCTAAAGGAACTAATCCATTTGAACAGATTGGACTAAGAAACGGTAAAAAACTATCTGATTATGTAAAATGTGTCAATCCCAAAAGCACAGATGCCTATAATGATATAAAAGCAAATCTTGCTGACTGGGTGGAAGATGCTATTAATAGCCGAAAATAG
- a CDS encoding AAA family ATPase, translating into MIRVNSIRIVNVGPIKDIKLNFDNSFNIICGQNGIGKTTILNCLAQSFSASNLTLKKKAGTENGFWDIDVNIDGTKYENNISINAFHPNDNNNLYKILFYESSKEVIVFKTHRDIDYIKLNSLSNDPIKNIGTFAQETLSGSLSDDLKNWFVNRYLFSAQSGALDENQLKNFELAKQCFTFLNPKISFCKVSPNSFDILLNDNNDEIYFEYLSSGYKSCIALLLGLIKEIEFRHKNPTKYIMNFDGIVFIDEIDLHLHPEWQATIYQILKHILPKAQIFTSTHSPHIIQIANPKEIIALTLNENLEIISNSLINSEFGCQGWTIEEILTGVMGMTETRTEQYREIMEKFNSALENDDYSGAKLNFDVIERMLHPENALKKIFKIQLAGMRKND; encoded by the coding sequence ATGATAAGAGTAAACAGTATTAGAATTGTAAATGTAGGACCAATTAAAGATATTAAATTAAATTTTGATAATTCCTTCAATATCATCTGCGGACAAAATGGTATAGGCAAAACAACAATACTCAATTGCCTTGCTCAATCTTTTTCTGCTAGCAATCTTACTCTTAAAAAAAAAGCAGGAACAGAAAATGGTTTTTGGGATATTGATGTAAATATAGATGGAACAAAATATGAAAATAATATTAGTATAAATGCATTTCATCCAAATGATAATAATAATTTATATAAGATACTTTTTTACGAAAGTTCAAAAGAGGTAATTGTATTCAAAACACATCGAGATATCGATTACATAAAACTTAATTCGTTATCAAATGATCCAATAAAAAATATTGGTACCTTTGCTCAAGAAACTTTGAGTGGATCGCTTTCCGACGATTTAAAAAATTGGTTTGTAAACAGATATCTATTCTCTGCACAAAGTGGAGCATTGGACGAGAATCAATTAAAAAACTTTGAATTAGCTAAGCAGTGTTTTACTTTTTTAAATCCTAAAATTTCCTTCTGTAAGGTAAGTCCAAATTCATTCGATATTTTACTTAATGACAATAACGATGAAATATATTTTGAATATTTGTCTTCTGGTTATAAATCATGTATAGCGCTCTTACTAGGCCTTATAAAAGAAATTGAATTCAGGCACAAAAATCCCACCAAGTATATTATGAACTTTGATGGAATTGTATTTATTGATGAAATAGACTTGCATTTACACCCAGAATGGCAAGCAACAATTTATCAAATCTTAAAACATATTCTTCCAAAGGCGCAAATTTTTACGTCCACACATAGCCCGCATATAATACAAATCGCCAATCCAAAAGAAATAATCGCATTAACGCTCAATGAAAATTTGGAGATAATATCAAATTCATTAATAAATTCTGAGTTTGGATGTCAAGGTTGGACAATAGAAGAAATCTTGACAGGTGTAATGGGGATGACCGAAACAAGAACTGAACAATACCGAGAAATTATGGAAAAATTTAATTCAGCATTAGAAAATGACGATTATTCAGGTGCAAAATTAAACTTTGATGTTATTGAAAGAATGCTTCATCCCGAAAATGCCTTAAAAAAAATTTTCAAAATTCAGTTAGCTGGAATGAGAAAAAATGATTAA
- a CDS encoding HNH endonuclease, whose product MIKINRTPKPPELTELLQTELTQEFILTNKSVWNIDFLKNKLLDYSNNKCCYCEANIKEESKYLEVDHFHPKEKYKNEVLEWNNLLPSCKKCNGTKKDHDTIMEPIIDPTCIDPKLHLKYWCYRIKGKDEFGKLTISVLDLNNSERLVKKRFEIGNAIQQKLEELNELTSEFISGLQANTRRRNRILNGLKDLMKEGLPNSIYSATTAAIILTDKEFIDLKENLKMLSLWDGELNQLEIDISNIAFEVLV is encoded by the coding sequence ATGATTAAAATTAATAGAACGCCAAAACCTCCAGAACTAACGGAATTATTACAAACAGAACTTACCCAAGAATTTATCTTAACGAATAAATCCGTCTGGAATATAGATTTTTTAAAAAATAAACTTTTAGATTACTCAAACAATAAATGCTGTTATTGCGAAGCAAATATAAAAGAAGAGAGCAAATATCTAGAAGTTGACCATTTTCATCCTAAGGAAAAGTATAAAAATGAAGTTTTAGAATGGAACAACCTACTTCCTTCATGTAAAAAATGTAACGGAACAAAGAAGGATCACGATACAATAATGGAACCAATTATTGATCCAACGTGCATAGATCCTAAATTGCACCTCAAATATTGGTGCTACAGAATAAAAGGGAAAGATGAATTTGGAAAGCTCACGATTTCAGTGTTGGACTTAAACAATTCCGAAAGGCTTGTAAAGAAAAGGTTTGAGATAGGAAATGCAATCCAACAAAAATTAGAAGAATTGAACGAATTAACTAGCGAATTTATATCCGGACTTCAAGCAAATACTAGGAGAAGAAACAGGATTTTGAATGGGTTGAAGGATTTAATGAAAGAAGGATTGCCAAATTCTATTTACTCTGCGACAACAGCAGCTATTATTTTAACAGATAAGGAATTCATCGATCTTAAAGAAAATTTAAAAATGTTGAGTCTATGGGATGGTGAATTAAACCAATTGGAAATTGATATCTCTAATATAGCCTTTGAGGTATTAGTTTAA